ctgtgtgtgtgtgtgtgtgagacagagagagagagagagtgggcaAGTTTTTCCATTTATAGAATCTACAAGAAGCCCTAAAACATCTTTCCCACAAGGCAGAGATGGAATTTAGCCTAAGCTCATGAACCTCAGGAGGACAAGCAGTAGAAATGCACTTCACTCTATTTATCTGTTTTTACCACTCCTCCACCCTGTATTACTACAATTTCTATTTTCCAGTCCCTAAACTGACTAACTGGTTCCTTGTCTGGATGCAATTTATTCCTATAGTCTGTTCCAAAACATGGCAACAACATATGActcatcttaaagggacagttcacccacaaaattcaatcaccatttactcaccccttATGTCATTCTTATATTGCATTGGACAGcattttcattgtaaaatatatttttccgtgttccgcagaagaaagcaTTTCATACAGGATAACTCTTTAAATGCTAAACAGTGCAGTGTTCCTACAAATGTAAAGTACAACCCAAAACACAAGCACGGGCGCTTACCTTCCATTCATAGTCCAACTGCTTCATAGCACGACAGACCTCACTCATGATATCATTCGGTCTGCTCTGGCTACGGATTCCCAGGTGCCACTTGGCCCGCCGGACACCGAGATGCTTGGACTTTTGGGGGTTAAGCTCATCCAGCGTGTGTCGAGGACGTGGCTGGGATTCAGTCACCAGGAATGGCACTCTCTCGGGGTGAATCTTCGCAGAGTGGTGCGCAGGCAGGTCATCTAGGAAGCTGTCCGGGGGGCTGGAGGCCAAATAGAAATCTTTGGCCTCGTTCATAATGCGCCGGTTGTCTATGATCAAGTGATAGGCCACAGCAAGAGGATCCTGGTGATTGTGACTGCAAAGAAAGCAAGGGCAAAAACAGGACAGATGAGAGTTTATAGTTTGACTGCAGTGCCACTGAAAGAGCTTACATGCTAGTACAGCTCAATTCCTGAAACATTTAACTCTTTTAGGTGTTTCTCTCAACAACaggtagtttaaaaaaaatgagttacAATTTTAAATCAGTCTAATGAGCAGAGAGAATTCTTTTATAGCTAAGTGAAATGGACATTTTAACTGTAACATACCCAAATGTAACAAAACTGCGATATTGacgaaaattttgttttttaaattttgctaataatgatgatgagatattatacttttttttatttaaaaaggatcATACctaccatgaactaacaataaacagttgtatttttttattaactatcattaacaaagattaataaataataacaaatgtattgctgttTAGTTAGATGTATTATCTAATGGAATGGTGTTACCAAATTTTGAatactgaaataatgttttaataggGAACTAAAACAGCTAGTAGGTTGATGAAATCTAATCAAATCAGGAAATCTTTATCAAAAGCCGGGATTAGATGCTAACATGAATGTCCTTCGCAAAAGTTTAAATATCCTGAATTTGTGATCATATAAAAAACCTTGCATTTTATATCTACACCACTGCAATTCCCCATTTCAAATGCCAGTCATAATTTCCTCTGATATGAAATTTCCCTCCAGTGCATAGACACCCTAAAGAAGTGTAAGTAACAAAAGGTGTGATGCAAAAAGGAAAACGCACACAAACCTGTACAAGCAGTTGAGCACCTCCTCCTCAGTGCACTCAAACTTCTCGCACACCTCCTTCAGTGCCTCCTCATCAATCATATTACTGCTATATGCAGCGTCCTCTGGGAACAGATACTTGGGGAGATCTTGTTTAAACCACTCATCCTCCCTAAAAATGGAGAGCAACGAACAGAGAAAGAGATTTGCCCTTTTAGAAATCTTGCTCTCCACATCCTAATAGTTTTGGCATTGCTAAAATTGAAATGGACAGTGGCTGTGTAGTTTCTGACCGAATCTCTTTAATGGTGGCTCTCTTCATGGGGTCCACCTGGAGCATGTGTTTCAGAAGGCTAATAACGGAGGAGTGCAGATACTGAGGCGTGAAGAAGATCCCATCGCAGATCTTCTTGAACAGTGTTGGCACGTGGTCATCGTCAAATGGCAGCGTTCCACACAGCAGAGCGTACAAAATCACACCACTGCTCCAGATGTCCACCTCAGGCCCTGCGTATAACCTGAGCAAGAACAGCGAGAAATTATAAATGAACGGACAACACAAAGCCATTCAAAACAACACAGGGCATTATCGTAGGAGGATGAGAGCAGGTTGagattatttcaaattaaaaaaaccaaTGCAAACAGTACCTTCCAGAGATGACTTCAGGAGCAGCATAATTAGGAGAACCGCAACTCGTCCTTAAGAATTCTCCATCTGACATCATGTTTGACAAGCCTACATGAAGAAAGGTCAAAGTTTAAGTTAGTATGGCttgtaatataaacattaaagaaaGAGCAAATCCACCAACAGCCTAACTTGTTTCTTAATATGAAGAGTTCACATACCAAAGTCTGCAATCTTGGCATTCATGTGTGCATCCAGCAGGACGTTCTCAGGCTTGAGGTCTCTGTGCACCACCATATGTCTGTGGCAGTAATCCACCCCTGAGATGATCTGCTGGAACAGACGCCTGCTCTCCTTCTCGTCCAACTGACCAGAGATGCAGGAACATGTTTTTACACATTTCCCATGTGGACTGACCTGAACATTCAGTTTACAGTTCCCCTTCTGCAGCCTACTGTGCCATTTTTGTGGCTCCTGATATATACTACTTTTTAAACGTTTGGGGTCGGTTTTTGATAGATGTCTTACATTcaccatataatatatattttaatatttaatttattcttttgatggCAAAACTACATTTTCTGCACATGATCcctcggaaatcattctaataagctgattttgtgctcaataaacatttcttattactatcagggttgaaaacagttgtgccacttAAAATATTTGTAGAAACTGATGCAAAAATCTTAAatgcaatgaatttttttttttttttttttacaattttctgtcatttttgaccaatttaatgcatgctgaataaatgtaatgtttctgaataaactttttaaaatatttatatttaaaaaataaaaataaaattccaaaatTTGAAATagtagtgtacattttttttattaattcttagCAGAAGAACATATTTCAGATGAACTGTAATAAACAAATACCAAATTACTTGCATTCTATTTAGGATTTCAAGATTACAGATCATTCAAACCTAAATTGTATGGCTATTGGTTAACTATTGTAATCAAAATGAACTTTTTCTTTCTGTGGAGCTCTGTTTGATTGACAAGCATGCAGATGCTCTATGATGTATCTGATTAACGTGTGTGGCATAAATTTATCACTTTCTGCTGGTCAATCCGCAAAACTGAAATGTTCTCGTTGTAAGAACACCAcattaaaatttaagtaaatgtatttttccactataaattaTTTAACAACTTTAAAAAGCCAGAACTGATGGAGCATCTCTAGGCACAGCACAAAGACCAAACTACACAACAACTAAATTAAgtcaattattttcattatccATTATAATCAATTCATTTTCAGGCCCTAATCATATCCCACAAATTAAAACTGAAGATGTACCTTTCCATTTTTACAGATGTAGTCAAAGAGTTCTCCTCCTGACACATATTCCATTACCATGAAGATGTCTGTTGGTGTGCTGATGACTTGGTAACtacgaaaaaaacaaaatgcacaaatttGCAAAGAATACATGTCACTGGTTCTGTCAGTGTAGTCAATGAAATGCATCTTCAGAACTATGCAAAAATCTCAAATGTGTACAAAATGtttgcatcatttaaaaaaaaaaaaaaaaaaaaaaaaatctgacctttCCCTATTTAGTACTGATTTAGAGACTAATTTAGACATATTTCAAGGCTTCGACATTTTCACTTCTGCTATTCACTACTATTGAATAGAACACTGCAAATTCATCATCTGTGTATTAGAATACAGATGGAATGAATCAGTACTCACAGTTTGATTATATGCGGGTGACGGAAGAGTTTGAGGTTCTGGATCTCGCGTCGAATCTTCCCCACCACATCCAGACTGCGGATCTTCTGCCGGTTCAGAATCTTTACCGCCACCTGGTGCTTTGTCAACTCATGCTGGCCCACTGCATAGACAGGTAGAAGAAACAAATGTTTGTGAAGGATTACATTTAtgcaaatttacaataaaataaatgtccaaTGTGTTTCTGACAAAGATACAAAATTAGCGCCAGTGGGTGACAGGTCTGTTCTGATAAGGCCACGGAGAGC
The sequence above is drawn from the Cyprinus carpio isolate SPL01 chromosome B5, ASM1834038v1, whole genome shotgun sequence genome and encodes:
- the LOC109090650 gene encoding 5'-AMP-activated protein kinase catalytic subunit alpha-1 yields the protein MATDKQKHEGRVKIGHYILGDTLGVGTFGKVKVGQHELTKHQVAVKILNRQKIRSLDVVGKIRREIQNLKLFRHPHIIKLYQVISTPTDIFMVMEYVSGGELFDYICKNGKLDEKESRRLFQQIISGVDYCHRHMVVHRDLKPENVLLDAHMNAKIADFGLSNMMSDGEFLRTSCGSPNYAAPEVISGRLYAGPEVDIWSSGVILYALLCGTLPFDDDHVPTLFKKICDGIFFTPQYLHSSVISLLKHMLQVDPMKRATIKEIREDEWFKQDLPKYLFPEDAAYSSNMIDEEALKEVCEKFECTEEEVLNCLYSHNHQDPLAVAYHLIIDNRRIMNEAKDFYLASSPPDSFLDDLPAHHSAKIHPERVPFLVTESQPRPRHTLDELNPQKSKHLGVRRAKWHLGIRSQSRPNDIMSEVCRAMKQLDYEWKVVNPYYLRVRRKNPVTGIHTKMSLQLYQVDSRTYLLDFRSIDDDMIEIKSGTATPHRSGSVGNNRTTLKNDRNEKNECEDAAKGDMSAPSTPPISGGRAAEGSLASSLTSSVDSAGGEILPRPGSHTIEFFEMCANLIKLLAR